The Pseudolabrys sp. FHR47 genome contains a region encoding:
- a CDS encoding flavin reductase family protein, producing the protein MTPPSPIDMKTFWTTLGQRATGMTIVTADSDEGPTGFLGLSASHVTADPATMLVSVDRKTSALAGIVSRKHFAINFLPADAGKVADAFGGKAGLSGAARFTDGEWTTLVTGAPVYKQALGVFDCTVADIVERGNISIIIGTVAGATSRSDGEPLIYFRGKTYTGLGA; encoded by the coding sequence ATGACGCCTCCCTCCCCCATCGACATGAAGACCTTCTGGACCACGCTCGGCCAGCGTGCCACCGGTATGACGATCGTGACCGCCGACAGCGATGAAGGGCCGACGGGCTTCCTTGGTCTGTCCGCCAGCCATGTGACCGCCGATCCGGCGACGATGCTCGTGTCGGTGGACCGCAAAACCAGCGCGCTTGCCGGCATCGTGTCACGAAAGCATTTCGCCATTAACTTCCTGCCCGCCGACGCCGGCAAGGTGGCCGATGCCTTCGGCGGCAAGGCCGGCCTGAGCGGCGCCGCCCGCTTCACCGACGGCGAGTGGACGACGCTGGTGACCGGCGCACCGGTCTACAAGCAAGCGCTCGGCGTATTCGACTGCACCGTCGCCGACATTGTCGAGCGCGGCAATATCTCGATCATCATCGGCACCGTGGCCGGCGCAACGTCGCGGTCCGATGGCGAACCGCTGATCTACTTCCGTGGCAAAACCTATACGGGACTGGGCGCCTGA
- a CDS encoding NtaA/DmoA family FMN-dependent monooxygenase (This protein belongs to a clade of FMN-dependent monooxygenases, within a broader family of flavin-dependent oxidoreductases, the luciferase-like monooxygenase (LMM) family, some of whose members use coenzyme F420 rather than FMN.) — protein sequence MAAKKKFHLGWFMNFTPDEWERPLTSAGGQPWDGKFFIDWAQQMERACFDYIMIEDTLMISESYGGSSEAYLKHAIMGPKHDPAPLAALLGANTTRMGVVATFSTMAYPPFMLARLCNTLDHICKGRFGWNIVTSGENLAAQNFGMDELPPRQDRYDMADEYVELCKQLWGSWDQDAVVLDRATNTYADYKKVRPIDFNGKYFKCRGPLNTAPSPQGRPAFVQAGGSPRGRKFAAMTADSIIAPSAGIKGNKAYRDDVRAHAEKAGRNPDDIKVLFVCSPILGETMSEAQDALARIQESPNYIERTLAGRSSITDIDFSQFDLDKELPPLTTNGEQGSLDAFAQWGSGKTLRQLVMDNVSRGLEGLVGTPSSVADYMEQVAHEVGGDGFLITKPQTTLVNRKYITEICEGLVPELQRRGLVRTEYTKKTLRETLREF from the coding sequence ATGGCGGCAAAGAAGAAGTTTCACCTCGGCTGGTTCATGAATTTCACGCCGGACGAATGGGAGCGCCCGCTCACCTCGGCCGGCGGCCAGCCCTGGGATGGCAAGTTCTTCATCGACTGGGCCCAACAGATGGAACGCGCCTGCTTCGATTACATCATGATCGAAGACACGCTGATGATTTCGGAATCCTACGGCGGGTCGTCGGAGGCCTATCTCAAGCACGCCATCATGGGGCCGAAACACGATCCGGCTCCGCTTGCCGCCCTGCTCGGCGCCAACACGACCCGGATGGGCGTTGTCGCCACCTTCTCCACGATGGCCTACCCGCCCTTCATGCTGGCGCGGCTGTGCAACACGCTCGACCATATCTGCAAGGGCCGTTTCGGCTGGAACATCGTCACCAGCGGAGAGAACCTCGCGGCCCAGAATTTCGGCATGGACGAACTGCCGCCGCGGCAAGACCGTTACGACATGGCCGACGAATATGTCGAGCTATGCAAGCAGCTCTGGGGCAGTTGGGACCAGGACGCCGTCGTTCTCGACCGCGCCACCAATACCTACGCCGACTACAAGAAAGTCCGGCCGATCGACTTCAACGGCAAATATTTCAAGTGCCGCGGTCCGCTCAACACAGCGCCGTCACCGCAAGGCCGCCCGGCCTTCGTGCAAGCCGGCGGATCGCCGCGCGGCCGCAAATTCGCGGCGATGACCGCCGACAGCATCATCGCGCCATCGGCCGGCATCAAGGGCAACAAGGCCTATCGCGACGACGTCCGCGCCCATGCCGAGAAGGCGGGCCGCAATCCGGACGACATCAAAGTGCTTTTCGTTTGCTCGCCCATTCTCGGCGAAACCATGTCGGAAGCCCAGGATGCGCTGGCCCGCATCCAGGAGTCGCCTAACTATATCGAGCGCACGCTCGCCGGCCGCAGTTCGATCACCGATATCGACTTTTCCCAGTTCGATCTGGACAAGGAACTGCCGCCACTGACGACAAACGGCGAACAGGGATCGCTCGACGCCTTCGCCCAATGGGGCAGCGGCAAGACCCTGCGCCAGCTCGTCATGGACAACGTATCTCGCGGCCTCGAGGGCTTGGTCGGCACGCCTTCATCGGTTGCCGACTACATGGAGCAGGTCGCGCATGAAGTCGGCGGCGACGGCTTCCTCATCACCAAGCCGCAAACAACCCTCGTCAACCGCAAATACATTACCGAGATCTGCGAAGGACTAGTGCCCGAACTTCAACGGCGCGGACTGGTCCGCACCGAATACACCAAGAAGACACTCCGCGAAACGCTACGCGAATTCTGA
- a CDS encoding bifunctional 3,4-dihydroxy-2-butanone-4-phosphate synthase/GTP cyclohydrolase II, with amino-acid sequence MSDAKINEALAALAQGSPVIVTDDDTPQSGGDLVLAAERVTTQAMAFLIRNTGGVICAALTNERLDALRIPLMVSENAGTMKAAFTISVDARKDTTTGISAAERVATIRTLIDPAAKPTDLVRPGHVFPLRGYDGGVLQRAGRTEASIDLAKAAGLYPGGVLAEIITDEGKVARRSDLEALAAAHGLVMVSIPDIVRYRRRHDRLIRKLSEARLPTRYGDFTIHAYESVIDRIQHVALVIGDVATKPDVLVRVHSECLTGDLFGSMRCDCGTQLNDALEKISADGRGVLVYLRGHEGRGIGIGHKVSAYQLQDRGFDTLQANLELGLPADKRDYSVGAQILADLGITSLRLMTNNPAKYDGIADYGLRITARIPLITEPNCENVKYLHTKQTKMGHLLGFAGE; translated from the coding sequence ATGTCGGACGCCAAAATCAACGAAGCCCTTGCCGCCTTGGCTCAAGGCAGCCCGGTCATTGTTACAGACGACGACACGCCGCAAAGCGGTGGCGATCTGGTTTTGGCGGCCGAGCGTGTCACGACGCAGGCCATGGCGTTCCTGATCCGCAATACCGGCGGCGTCATCTGTGCGGCGTTGACCAATGAGCGTCTCGATGCCCTGCGCATTCCGCTGATGGTGAGCGAGAACGCAGGCACGATGAAGGCCGCCTTCACGATCTCCGTCGACGCACGCAAGGATACGACGACCGGCATTTCCGCCGCCGAACGCGTCGCGACGATCAGAACCCTGATCGACCCCGCTGCCAAGCCCACCGATCTGGTGCGGCCCGGCCACGTATTTCCGCTGCGCGGCTATGACGGCGGCGTGCTGCAACGCGCGGGCCGCACCGAGGCTTCCATCGACTTGGCTAAGGCAGCTGGACTCTATCCCGGCGGCGTTCTGGCCGAGATCATCACCGACGAGGGCAAGGTCGCCCGGCGATCCGACCTCGAAGCGCTGGCGGCGGCGCACGGCCTCGTCATGGTCAGCATTCCCGACATCGTCCGCTATCGCCGCCGGCATGACCGGCTGATCCGCAAACTGTCGGAGGCCCGCCTGCCGACGCGCTATGGCGACTTCACCATTCACGCCTATGAGTCGGTCATCGACCGCATCCAGCACGTTGCACTCGTCATCGGCGATGTCGCCACCAAGCCGGACGTCCTGGTCCGCGTTCATTCGGAATGCCTGACGGGCGATCTGTTCGGCTCCATGCGCTGCGATTGCGGGACTCAGCTCAACGACGCATTGGAAAAGATTTCGGCCGACGGACGTGGTGTCCTGGTCTATCTCCGCGGCCACGAAGGCCGTGGCATCGGCATCGGCCACAAGGTGAGCGCCTATCAGCTCCAAGACCGCGGTTTCGATACGTTACAGGCCAATCTCGAACTCGGATTGCCTGCCGACAAGCGCGATTACTCAGTCGGCGCCCAGATACTGGCCGATCTCGGCATTACAAGCCTGCGTTTGATGACCAACAACCCGGCCAAATATGATGGCATCGCCGATTACGGATTGCGGATCACAGCGCGCATTCCGCTGATCACCGAGCCGAACTGCGAGAACGTCAAGTATCTGCACACCAAGCAGACCAAGATGGGCCATCTGCTGGGCTTCGCCGGAGAGTAA
- a CDS encoding NtaA/DmoA family FMN-dependent monooxygenase (This protein belongs to a clade of FMN-dependent monooxygenases, within a broader family of flavin-dependent oxidoreductases, the luciferase-like monooxygenase (LMM) family, some of whose members use coenzyme F420 rather than FMN.) has translation MTKKKFHLGWFMNYTPDEWEQPLTSAGGQPWDGKFFIDWAQQLERACFDYIMIEDTLMISETYGGTAEAYLKHAIMGPKHDPAPLAALMGANTSKLGVVATFSTMAYPPFMLARLCNTLDHICKGRFGWNIVTSGENLAAQNFGMDELPPRQDRYDMADEYVELCKQLWGSWDQDAVVLDRASNTYVDYKKVRPINFNGKFFKCRGPLNTAPSPQGRPAFVQAGGSPRGRKFAAMTADSIIAPSAGIKGNKAYRDDVRANAEKAGRNPDDIKVLFLIQPILGETMQQAQDALARIQNSPNYIERTLAGRSATSDIDFSQFDLDKELPPLTTNGEQGSLDAFAQWGSGKTLRQLVMENIARGMEGLVGTPESVADYMEQVAHEVGGDGFLITKPQTTLVNRKYITEICEGLVPALQRRGLVRTEYTKKTLRETLREF, from the coding sequence GTGACCAAGAAGAAGTTCCACCTCGGCTGGTTCATGAATTACACGCCCGACGAATGGGAGCAGCCGCTCACATCCGCCGGCGGCCAGCCCTGGGACGGCAAGTTCTTCATCGACTGGGCACAGCAGCTCGAACGCGCCTGCTTCGATTACATCATGATCGAAGACACGCTGATGATCTCCGAGACCTATGGCGGCACGGCGGAGGCTTATCTCAAGCATGCCATCATGGGACCGAAGCACGATCCTGCGCCGCTCGCGGCATTGATGGGCGCTAATACCAGCAAGCTCGGTGTCGTCGCCACTTTTTCCACGATGGCCTATCCGCCCTTCATGCTGGCGCGGCTTTGCAACACACTGGATCACATCTGCAAAGGCCGGTTCGGCTGGAACATCGTCACCAGCGGAGAGAACCTCGCGGCCCAGAATTTCGGCATGGACGAATTGCCGCCGCGGCAGGACCGCTACGACATGGCCGACGAATATGTCGAGCTTTGCAAGCAACTCTGGGGCAGTTGGGATCAGGACGCGGTCGTGCTGGACCGCGCATCCAACACCTACGTCGACTACAAGAAAGTCCGGCCCATCAATTTCAACGGTAAGTTTTTCAAGTGCCGCGGTCCGCTCAATACAGCGCCGTCGCCGCAGGGTCGTCCGGCTTTCGTGCAAGCCGGAGGATCGCCGCGCGGCCGCAAATTCGCGGCGATGACCGCCGACAGTATCATCGCCCCGTCCGCCGGCATCAAGGGCAACAAGGCCTATCGCGATGACGTCCGGGCCAATGCCGAGAAAGCGGGACGCAATCCCGACGACATCAAGGTTCTGTTCCTGATACAGCCGATCCTCGGCGAAACGATGCAGCAGGCGCAAGACGCGCTGGCCCGCATCCAGAATTCCCCGAACTACATCGAGCGGACTTTGGCTGGCCGAAGCGCAACCTCCGATATCGATTTCTCCCAGTTCGATCTCGACAAGGAATTGCCGCCATTGACGACCAATGGCGAACAAGGGTCGCTCGATGCTTTCGCCCAATGGGGCAGCGGCAAGACCCTGCGCCAATTGGTGATGGAGAACATCGCGCGCGGCATGGAGGGATTGGTCGGCACGCCGGAATCGGTCGCCGACTACATGGAACAGGTCGCGCATGAGGTCGGCGGCGACGGCTTCCTCATCACCAAGCCGCAGACCACCCTCGTCAACCGCAAATACATTACCGAAATCTGCGAGGGACTGGTGCCGGCGCTGCAGCGGCGTGGTCTGGTCCGCACCGAATACACCAAGAAAACACTACGGGAAACGCTCCGCGAATTCTGA
- a CDS encoding flavin reductase, whose amino-acid sequence MNMTASAVSVTIPAFDPAVTAVDSKAYRSGMARLPAGVNIITSTGPAGWCGFTASAVCSVTDDPPTLLVCMNRNSQSYDSIRQSGVLCVNTVSTEHEELSKRFAGSVKDMKQRFAGAEWTTLSTGAPVLVGANVAFDCRIVSEVKIGTHDALFCEVVAVSEAGACTGLVYFGRQFHNVAV is encoded by the coding sequence ATGAACATGACAGCCTCGGCGGTTTCGGTCACGATCCCGGCTTTCGATCCTGCGGTTACCGCAGTCGACAGCAAAGCGTATCGCAGCGGCATGGCGCGATTGCCGGCTGGCGTAAACATCATCACCAGCACCGGCCCCGCCGGCTGGTGCGGCTTCACGGCGTCGGCGGTCTGCAGCGTGACCGACGATCCGCCGACCTTGCTGGTCTGTATGAACCGCAATAGCCAGTCGTACGATTCGATCCGGCAAAGCGGCGTCCTCTGCGTCAATACGGTTTCGACTGAGCACGAAGAGCTGTCGAAGCGCTTTGCCGGCTCGGTCAAAGACATGAAACAGCGCTTTGCCGGCGCCGAATGGACAACCCTGTCGACCGGCGCACCGGTGCTGGTCGGTGCCAATGTCGCGTTCGACTGCCGTATTGTCAGTGAGGTGAAAATCGGTACGCACGACGCCTTGTTCTGCGAAGTCGTCGCGGTCAGCGAAGCCGGTGCGTGTACGGGTTTGGTGTATTTCGGCCGCCAGTTTCACAACGTTGCGGTCTAG
- a CDS encoding LLM class flavin-dependent oxidoreductase, whose amino-acid sequence MRLSVLDQSTIVAGRSPGTSIRDSLTLARACETFGYHRYWVSEHHNNDAVAGSAPEVLLGALAAVTTRMRIGSAGVLLPHYSPFKVAEQFRVLDALAPGRIDMGIGRGPGADRQTIYALNPSMMDDLLSMGGGDSFASDLEDLIAWSRGEPLPEDHPMAGVRAQPQGTTAPEPWLLGSSPYTASLAAQMGLPYCFAHFFHDGEGCAEALDTYRRNFSSNASGAGPLVSLCVWAIAAPTAEKAEQLFLPYAHWRLDRDRLVNSAFPSLAQVASRHVPPQAQAKIDRLRDTAIFGTADAVVHRLRDIAATFAIDEVVIVTMAHDPADRLKSYELIAGEMNLSPIRNIDLGGHEPRPAIVH is encoded by the coding sequence ATGCGCCTGTCGGTCCTCGATCAGTCGACCATTGTCGCGGGCCGTTCGCCCGGCACGTCGATTCGCGATTCGCTGACGCTTGCCCGCGCCTGCGAGACGTTCGGCTATCATCGCTACTGGGTGTCCGAGCATCACAACAACGACGCCGTAGCCGGTTCGGCGCCGGAGGTTCTGCTCGGCGCCTTGGCAGCGGTCACCACCCGAATGCGGATCGGCAGCGCCGGCGTGCTGCTGCCGCACTATTCGCCTTTCAAGGTCGCGGAGCAGTTCCGCGTGCTCGATGCGCTGGCGCCCGGGCGTATCGATATGGGCATTGGCCGTGGCCCTGGCGCGGATCGGCAGACCATTTACGCCCTGAACCCGTCGATGATGGACGATCTCCTGTCGATGGGCGGCGGCGACAGCTTCGCCAGCGATCTCGAGGATCTCATCGCATGGTCGCGGGGCGAACCGTTGCCCGAGGATCACCCCATGGCCGGTGTTCGCGCCCAGCCGCAGGGCACCACTGCGCCGGAGCCGTGGCTGCTCGGCAGCAGCCCTTACACTGCGAGTCTCGCGGCGCAGATGGGCCTGCCCTACTGCTTTGCGCACTTCTTTCACGATGGCGAAGGCTGCGCCGAAGCCCTCGATACCTACCGCAGGAATTTCTCATCCAACGCCTCAGGGGCGGGTCCGCTCGTCAGCCTGTGCGTCTGGGCCATCGCCGCCCCAACCGCGGAGAAAGCCGAACAGCTTTTCCTGCCCTACGCGCACTGGCGGCTGGACCGTGACCGGCTGGTCAATTCCGCCTTTCCCAGCCTTGCGCAGGTCGCCTCGCGCCATGTCCCGCCGCAGGCGCAGGCCAAGATCGACCGGCTGCGCGACACCGCGATCTTCGGCACGGCGGACGCCGTCGTGCATAGGCTACGCGATATCGCCGCGACATTTGCCATCGACGAGGTCGTGATCGTCACCATGGCGCACGATCCTGCCGACCGGCTGAAGTCATATGAACTGATTGCCGGCGAGATGAACCTCTCGCCGATCCGCAATATCGATCTCGGCGGCCATGAGCCGCGCCCGGCCATCGTTCACTAG
- the ribB gene encoding 3,4-dihydroxy-2-butanone-4-phosphate synthase: MAEARAGRMVVLVDDEDRENEGDIVIPAAFASAQAINFMTHHARGLVCLALTAAHAERLALQPMAATPNTRFGTAFTVSIEARDGVTTGISVYDRARTIAVAIDPASTSADIVTPGHMFPLIARDGGILSRPGHTEAAVDLARMAGVDASGVICEIMNDDGTMARLPDLRVFAARQGLKLGTIADLIDYRRRTEKR; this comes from the coding sequence GTGGCTGAAGCCCGCGCCGGCCGCATGGTTGTTCTGGTCGACGATGAGGACCGCGAAAACGAAGGCGATATCGTCATTCCGGCGGCCTTTGCCTCGGCGCAGGCCATCAATTTCATGACGCATCATGCACGTGGCCTGGTTTGTCTCGCCCTCACGGCCGCGCATGCCGAACGCCTGGCGCTGCAACCAATGGCGGCGACGCCGAACACGCGCTTCGGCACTGCCTTTACGGTGTCGATCGAGGCCCGCGACGGCGTCACCACGGGTATCTCTGTTTATGATCGCGCGCGCACCATTGCGGTCGCCATCGATCCGGCCTCGACGTCGGCCGATATCGTGACGCCCGGGCACATGTTTCCATTGATCGCGCGCGACGGCGGTATCCTCTCCCGGCCCGGTCACACCGAAGCAGCAGTCGATCTGGCCCGCATGGCCGGCGTCGATGCTTCAGGCGTCATCTGCGAGATCATGAATGACGATGGCACAATGGCCCGGCTGCCGGACCTTCGCGTCTTCGCGGCGCGCCAAGGCCTTAAGCTCGGCACTATCGCCGACCTCATCGATTACCGCCGCCGAACGGAGAAACGGTGA
- a CDS encoding NtaA/DmoA family FMN-dependent monooxygenase (This protein belongs to a clade of FMN-dependent monooxygenases, within a broader family of flavin-dependent oxidoreductases, the luciferase-like monooxygenase (LMM) family, some of whose members use coenzyme F420 rather than FMN.) → MPKKFHLGWFMTATVDDWNQPFSAGGNPWDGEFYVDMAKTMERACFDYIMLEDTLMIADAFGGSTEAYLKYALMGPKMDPAPMAAMIGSATKHMGVVATMSTMAYPPFMLARLCTTLDHICGGRFGWNIVTTGENHAARNFGMDELPPRQQRYDMADEYVQVVNELWKSWDPDAVVLDREKGVYADYKKVRPINFKGKYYKVRGPLNTAPSPQGRPAFVQAGGSPRGRQFAAITADSIIASASGVEAMREYRTDVRNRAAAAGRDPDEIKVLFIVTPVVAETQRAAQEKFDLHVNAPDYITKSLAGISSVTDIDFSQFDLDKELPRLTTNGEQGSLDAFAQWGSGKTLRQLVRDRAQRGLPGVIGTPDQVAERLIEVNEEFQGDGFLINSPFHKISRRYVNEICEGLVPALQRRGAVRTQYKEGNTLKELLREF, encoded by the coding sequence GTGCCAAAGAAATTCCATCTCGGTTGGTTCATGACCGCCACCGTCGACGATTGGAACCAGCCGTTCTCGGCCGGAGGCAATCCATGGGACGGCGAATTTTACGTCGACATGGCCAAAACGATGGAACGGGCCTGCTTCGACTACATCATGCTCGAAGACACGCTCATGATCGCCGACGCTTTCGGTGGCTCAACCGAGGCCTATCTCAAATACGCGCTGATGGGCCCGAAGATGGATCCGGCGCCGATGGCGGCGATGATCGGCTCGGCCACCAAGCACATGGGCGTCGTAGCGACCATGTCGACCATGGCCTATCCGCCCTTCATGCTGGCGCGGCTCTGCACCACACTCGACCATATCTGCGGCGGCCGTTTCGGCTGGAATATCGTCACCACCGGCGAAAACCACGCCGCGCGGAATTTCGGCATGGACGAACTGCCGCCGCGCCAGCAGCGCTACGACATGGCGGACGAATACGTTCAGGTCGTCAACGAACTGTGGAAGAGCTGGGACCCGGACGCCGTCGTTCTCGACCGTGAAAAGGGAGTCTATGCCGACTACAAGAAGGTCCGCCCGATCAACTTCAAGGGCAAGTACTACAAGGTCCGCGGTCCGCTCAACACGGCGCCATCACCCCAGGGGCGTCCGGCCTTCGTCCAGGCTGGCGGTTCGCCGCGCGGCCGCCAGTTCGCCGCGATCACCGCCGACAGCATCATCGCGTCCGCCTCCGGTGTCGAAGCCATGCGCGAGTACCGGACGGATGTCCGCAACCGCGCCGCCGCCGCCGGCCGCGACCCGGACGAAATCAAGGTGCTGTTCATCGTGACGCCGGTCGTCGCCGAAACCCAGCGCGCCGCGCAGGAGAAATTCGATCTCCACGTCAACGCGCCCGACTACATCACCAAGTCGCTCGCCGGCATCAGTTCGGTGACCGATATCGACTTCTCACAGTTCGATCTCGACAAGGAATTGCCGCGCCTGACGACCAATGGCGAACAGGGTTCGCTCGACGCGTTTGCCCAATGGGGCAGCGGCAAGACGTTGCGCCAGTTGGTCCGCGATCGCGCCCAGCGCGGCCTGCCCGGCGTCATCGGCACGCCCGACCAGGTCGCCGAGCGGCTGATCGAAGTGAACGAGGAGTTCCAGGGCGATGGCTTTTTGATCAATTCGCCGTTCCACAAGATTAGCCGTCGCTACGTCAACGAAATCTGCGAGGGCCTCGTCCCGGCGCTACAGCGGCGTGGTGCGGTTCGCACCCAATACAAGGAAGGCAACACGCTGAAGGAGCTGCTGCGGGAATTCTGA
- a CDS encoding ABC transporter substrate-binding protein, with the protein MTTRDDLTDDFLSDTWLDRRQLMLGAVAAGGSGLLSALASLPARAQPKRGGILRYGFGDSDSGEKLDPARIKNGAGIELMHVIYEPLVRRGKDWKFYPYLAESYELDKESNAWIFRLRKNVKFHDGSPLTAKDVVYSLGRLLDEKVGSSVRARLKGSYTPEGLEALDDYTVKINMLRRDTMLDQPLSRYNCGIIKAGTEPMTDPASAIGTGPFKVTGFEPGQSWEVARFKDYWNKTLPYLDGIQCVHIPSQTAKVQSVVSGTVDLIDPVDSVLVKELKKDARVRVEPLPHAMSWCIFFNHRIKPFDDVRVRRAIKLAVDRKLILDTVYQGLGVTTPDVPLPPDDPMFPEDVGDGAQDIAGSKKLLAEAGFPNGLEFTLYTSPILPGMVDLAVTFAESVKAAGIKVTVNQWPAATYWDQVWLKYPTFVDYNFRRNAHDALDLAFAKGSPYAAGVNFDDDGKLREFIDRALVESDPAKQTQMYKDAMRRVAREAGVIIPCFLSRNFVLSKNVQGDLFKWEMPVGYNELAKS; encoded by the coding sequence ATGACCACGCGCGACGACCTGACAGACGACTTTCTCAGCGACACATGGCTCGACCGCCGGCAGCTTATGCTCGGCGCGGTTGCAGCCGGCGGCAGCGGGCTTCTCTCGGCCCTGGCATCGCTGCCGGCACGGGCGCAGCCGAAGCGCGGCGGCATCCTGCGCTACGGCTTCGGCGATTCCGATTCAGGCGAAAAGCTCGACCCGGCCCGTATCAAGAACGGCGCCGGCATCGAACTGATGCATGTCATCTACGAACCGCTCGTTCGCCGCGGCAAAGATTGGAAATTCTATCCTTACCTCGCGGAGTCCTACGAACTGGACAAGGAATCCAATGCCTGGATTTTCCGCCTGCGCAAGAACGTCAAATTCCATGACGGCTCTCCTCTGACCGCCAAGGATGTCGTCTATTCGCTCGGCCGCCTTCTCGATGAGAAGGTCGGGTCATCGGTTCGCGCGCGGCTCAAGGGCAGCTACACGCCAGAAGGTCTCGAAGCGCTCGACGATTACACCGTCAAGATCAACATGCTTCGGCGGGACACGATGCTGGACCAGCCGCTGTCGCGCTATAACTGCGGCATCATTAAAGCCGGCACCGAACCGATGACCGATCCGGCCTCCGCCATCGGGACGGGACCGTTCAAGGTGACGGGCTTCGAGCCGGGTCAGTCGTGGGAGGTCGCGCGCTTCAAGGACTACTGGAACAAGACACTGCCTTACCTGGACGGCATCCAGTGCGTCCATATTCCCAGTCAGACGGCGAAAGTGCAGTCGGTCGTCTCCGGTACGGTCGACCTGATTGATCCGGTCGATTCAGTCCTCGTCAAGGAACTCAAAAAGGATGCGCGCGTCCGCGTCGAGCCGCTGCCGCATGCGATGTCGTGGTGCATCTTCTTCAACCACCGCATCAAGCCTTTCGACGACGTCCGGGTACGGCGCGCGATCAAACTGGCCGTCGATCGCAAGCTGATCCTCGATACAGTCTATCAAGGGCTCGGTGTCACCACGCCCGACGTGCCTTTGCCGCCGGACGATCCGATGTTCCCTGAGGATGTCGGTGACGGCGCCCAGGACATTGCGGGCTCGAAAAAGCTCCTCGCCGAGGCCGGCTTTCCAAACGGATTGGAGTTCACACTTTATACCTCCCCCATTCTGCCCGGCATGGTCGATCTCGCCGTCACCTTTGCGGAGTCGGTCAAAGCCGCCGGTATCAAGGTCACCGTCAATCAATGGCCGGCCGCGACCTACTGGGATCAGGTCTGGCTGAAATATCCGACCTTCGTCGACTACAACTTCCGGCGCAACGCCCACGATGCGCTCGATCTCGCTTTCGCCAAAGGCTCGCCTTATGCCGCGGGCGTCAATTTCGACGACGACGGCAAATTGCGGGAGTTCATCGACCGGGCGCTCGTCGAATCGGACCCTGCGAAACAGACCCAGATGTACAAGGATGCGATGCGCCGCGTCGCGCGCGAGGCCGGTGTGATCATTCCCTGCTTCCTGAGCCGCAACTTCGTCCTCAGCAAGAACGTCCAGGGCGATCTTTTCAAATGGGAGATGCCGGTCGGTTACAACGAACTGGCCAAGAGCTGA